In one Dama dama isolate Ldn47 chromosome 5, ASM3311817v1, whole genome shotgun sequence genomic region, the following are encoded:
- the GPS1 gene encoding COP9 signalosome complex subunit 1 isoform X3 → MPLPVQVFNLQGAVEPMQIDVDPQEDPQNAPDVNYVVENPTLDLEQYAASYSGLMRIERLQFIADHCPPLRVEALKMALSFVQRTFNVDMYEEIHRKLSEAARLRAPAVTAAPVPPGRSPDGGEGRWEAPAPPARGPLMARSSLRELQNAPDAIPESGVEPPPLDTAWVEATRKKALLKLEKLDTDLKNYKGNSIKESIRRGHDDLGDHYLDCGDLSNALKCYSRARDYCTSAKHVINMCLNVIKVSVYLQNWSHVLSYVSKAESTPEIAEQRGERDTQTQAILTKLKCAAGLAELAARKYKQAAKCFLLASFDHCDFPELLSPSNVAVYGGLCALATFDRQELQRNVISSSSFKLFLELEPQVRDIIFKFYESKYASCLKMLDEMKDNLLLDMYLAPHVRTLYTQIRNRALIQYFSPYVSADMRKMATAFNTTVAALEDELTQLILEGLINARIDSHSKILYARDVDQRSTTFEKSLLMGKEFQRRAKAMILRAAVLRNQIHVKSPPREGSQGELTPANSQSRMSTNM, encoded by the exons ATGCCGCTGCCGGTTCAGGTGTTCAACTTGCAG GGGGCCGTGGAGCCCATGCAGATTGACGTGGATCCCCAGGAGGACCCGCAGAATGCCCCTGATGTCAACTACGTGGTGGAGAACCCAACCCTG GATCTGGAGCAGTATGCGGCCAGCTATAGCGGCCTGATGCGTATTGAGCGACTGCAGTTCATTGCTGACCACTGCCCCCCGCTGCGAGTGGAGGCCCTGAAGATGGCCCTGTCCTTTGTGCAGAGGACTTTCAATGTGGATATGTACGAGGAGATCCACCGCAAGCTCTCAGAGGCTGCCAG GCTGCGGGCTCCTGCTGTCACAGCTGCCCCTGTGCCACCTGGGCGCTCTCCCGATGGGGGTGAGGGCCGCTGGGAGGCACCCGCCCCCCCTGCACGTGGGCCCCTGATGGCCAGGTCCTCCCTCAGGGAGCTGCAGAATGCGCCTGATGCCATCCCTGAGAGTGGCGTGGAGCCCCCACCCTTGGACACAGCTTGGGTGGAGGCCACGAGAAAGAAGGCCTTGCTGAAGCTGGAGAAGTTGGACACAGATCTGAAGAACTACAAGGGCAATTCTATCAAGGAGAGCATCAG GCGTGGACATGATGACCTGGGTGACCACTATCTGGACTGTGGGGATCTCAGCAACGCCCTCAAGTGTTACTCCCGGGCCCGGGACTATTGCACCAGCGCCAAGCATGTCATTAACATGTGCCTCAATGTCATCAAG GTCAGCGTCTACTTGCAGAATTGGTCTCATGTGCTGAGCTACGTCAGCAAGGCAGAGTCCACCCCGGAAATCGCTGAG CAGCGTGGGGAGCGTGACACCCAGACTCAGGCCATCCTCACCAAGCTCAAATGTGCGGCAG GCCTGGCTGAGTTGGCAGCACGCAAGTACAAGCAGGCGGCCAAGTGCTTTCTGCTGGCTTCCTTCGACCACTGCGACTTCCCTGAG CTGCTCTCCCCCAGCAACGTGGCTGTGTACGGCGGCCTGTGTGCCTTGGCCACCTTTGACCGGCAGGAGCTGCAGCGCAACGTCATCTCTAGCAg CTCCTTCAAGTTGTTCTTGGAGCTGGAGCCACAGGTTCGGGACATCATCTTCAAATTCTACGAGTCCAAGTATGCCTCATGCCTGAAGATGCTGGATGAGATGAAG GACAACTTGCTGCTAGACATGTACCTGGCTCCCCACGTCAGGACCCTGTACACACAGATTCGCAACCGGGCCCTCATTCAG TATTTCAGCCCCTACGTGTCAGCTGACATGCGCAAGATGGCCACAGCCTTCAATACCACAGTGGCAGCGCTGGAGGACGAGCTGACGCAGCTCATCCTGGAGGGGCTCATCAACGCCCGCATCGATTCCCACAGCAAG ATCCTGTATGCCCGGGACGTAGATCAACGCAGCACCACCTTTGAGAAGTCTCTGCTAATGGGCAAGGAGTTCCAGCGCCGTGCCAAAGCCATGATCCTGCGGGCGGCTGTTCTGCGCAACCAGATCCAcgtcaag TCCCCTCCCCGGGAAGGGAGCCAAGGGGAGCTGACACCGGCCAACAGCCAGTCCCGGATGAGCACCAACATGTAA
- the GPS1 gene encoding COP9 signalosome complex subunit 1 isoform X6 yields MQIDVDPQEDPQNAPDVNYVVENPTLDLEQYAASYSGLMRIERLQFIADHCPPLRVEALKMALSFVQRTFNVDMYEEIHRKLSEAARLRAPAVTAAPVPPGRSPDGGEGRWEAPAPPARGPLMARSSLRELQNAPDAIPESGVEPPPLDTAWVEATRKKALLKLEKLDTDLKNYKGNSIKESIRRGHDDLGDHYLDCGDLSNALKCYSRARDYCTSAKHVINMCLNVIKVSVYLQNWSHVLSYVSKAESTPEIAEQRGERDTQTQAILTKLKCAAGLAELAARKYKQAAKCFLLASFDHCDFPELLSPSNVAVYGGLCALATFDRQELQRNVISSSSFKLFLELEPQVRDIIFKFYESKYASCLKMLDEMKDNLLLDMYLAPHVRTLYTQIRNRALIQYFSPYVSADMRKMATAFNTTVAALEDELTQLILEGLINARIDSHSKILYARDVDQRSTTFEKSLLMGKEFQRRAKAMILRAAVLRNQIHVKSPPREGSQGELTPANSQSRMSTNM; encoded by the exons ATGCAGATTGACGTGGATCCCCAGGAGGACCCGCAGAATGCCCCTGATGTCAACTACGTGGTGGAGAACCCAACCCTG GATCTGGAGCAGTATGCGGCCAGCTATAGCGGCCTGATGCGTATTGAGCGACTGCAGTTCATTGCTGACCACTGCCCCCCGCTGCGAGTGGAGGCCCTGAAGATGGCCCTGTCCTTTGTGCAGAGGACTTTCAATGTGGATATGTACGAGGAGATCCACCGCAAGCTCTCAGAGGCTGCCAG GCTGCGGGCTCCTGCTGTCACAGCTGCCCCTGTGCCACCTGGGCGCTCTCCCGATGGGGGTGAGGGCCGCTGGGAGGCACCCGCCCCCCCTGCACGTGGGCCCCTGATGGCCAGGTCCTCCCTCAGGGAGCTGCAGAATGCGCCTGATGCCATCCCTGAGAGTGGCGTGGAGCCCCCACCCTTGGACACAGCTTGGGTGGAGGCCACGAGAAAGAAGGCCTTGCTGAAGCTGGAGAAGTTGGACACAGATCTGAAGAACTACAAGGGCAATTCTATCAAGGAGAGCATCAG GCGTGGACATGATGACCTGGGTGACCACTATCTGGACTGTGGGGATCTCAGCAACGCCCTCAAGTGTTACTCCCGGGCCCGGGACTATTGCACCAGCGCCAAGCATGTCATTAACATGTGCCTCAATGTCATCAAG GTCAGCGTCTACTTGCAGAATTGGTCTCATGTGCTGAGCTACGTCAGCAAGGCAGAGTCCACCCCGGAAATCGCTGAG CAGCGTGGGGAGCGTGACACCCAGACTCAGGCCATCCTCACCAAGCTCAAATGTGCGGCAG GCCTGGCTGAGTTGGCAGCACGCAAGTACAAGCAGGCGGCCAAGTGCTTTCTGCTGGCTTCCTTCGACCACTGCGACTTCCCTGAG CTGCTCTCCCCCAGCAACGTGGCTGTGTACGGCGGCCTGTGTGCCTTGGCCACCTTTGACCGGCAGGAGCTGCAGCGCAACGTCATCTCTAGCAg CTCCTTCAAGTTGTTCTTGGAGCTGGAGCCACAGGTTCGGGACATCATCTTCAAATTCTACGAGTCCAAGTATGCCTCATGCCTGAAGATGCTGGATGAGATGAAG GACAACTTGCTGCTAGACATGTACCTGGCTCCCCACGTCAGGACCCTGTACACACAGATTCGCAACCGGGCCCTCATTCAG TATTTCAGCCCCTACGTGTCAGCTGACATGCGCAAGATGGCCACAGCCTTCAATACCACAGTGGCAGCGCTGGAGGACGAGCTGACGCAGCTCATCCTGGAGGGGCTCATCAACGCCCGCATCGATTCCCACAGCAAG ATCCTGTATGCCCGGGACGTAGATCAACGCAGCACCACCTTTGAGAAGTCTCTGCTAATGGGCAAGGAGTTCCAGCGCCGTGCCAAAGCCATGATCCTGCGGGCGGCTGTTCTGCGCAACCAGATCCAcgtcaag TCCCCTCCCCGGGAAGGGAGCCAAGGGGAGCTGACACCGGCCAACAGCCAGTCCCGGATGAGCACCAACATGTAA
- the GPS1 gene encoding COP9 signalosome complex subunit 1 isoform X1, with translation MRGGPAPREAASSVADVHCTPPSGRSELFLPGTAGDFSLSASLSACTLLYEGAVEPMQIDVDPQEDPQNAPDVNYVVENPTLDLEQYAASYSGLMRIERLQFIADHCPPLRVEALKMALSFVQRTFNVDMYEEIHRKLSEAARLRAPAVTAAPVPPGRSPDGGEGRWEAPAPPARGPLMARSSLRELQNAPDAIPESGVEPPPLDTAWVEATRKKALLKLEKLDTDLKNYKGNSIKESIRRGHDDLGDHYLDCGDLSNALKCYSRARDYCTSAKHVINMCLNVIKVSVYLQNWSHVLSYVSKAESTPEIAEQRGERDTQTQAILTKLKCAAGLAELAARKYKQAAKCFLLASFDHCDFPELLSPSNVAVYGGLCALATFDRQELQRNVISSSSFKLFLELEPQVRDIIFKFYESKYASCLKMLDEMKDNLLLDMYLAPHVRTLYTQIRNRALIQYFSPYVSADMRKMATAFNTTVAALEDELTQLILEGLINARIDSHSKILYARDVDQRSTTFEKSLLMGKEFQRRAKAMILRAAVLRNQIHVKSPPREGSQGELTPANSQSRMSTNM, from the exons ATGCGGGGTGGCCCGGCCCCCCGCGAGGCCGCGTCGTCAGTGGCAGATGTGCACTGCACCCCTCCCAGCGGTAGGTCAGAGCTCTTCCTGCCGGGCACGGCCGGGGACTTCAGCCTGAGCGCCAGCCTGTCGGCCTGTACGCTGCTTTATGAG GGGGCCGTGGAGCCCATGCAGATTGACGTGGATCCCCAGGAGGACCCGCAGAATGCCCCTGATGTCAACTACGTGGTGGAGAACCCAACCCTG GATCTGGAGCAGTATGCGGCCAGCTATAGCGGCCTGATGCGTATTGAGCGACTGCAGTTCATTGCTGACCACTGCCCCCCGCTGCGAGTGGAGGCCCTGAAGATGGCCCTGTCCTTTGTGCAGAGGACTTTCAATGTGGATATGTACGAGGAGATCCACCGCAAGCTCTCAGAGGCTGCCAG GCTGCGGGCTCCTGCTGTCACAGCTGCCCCTGTGCCACCTGGGCGCTCTCCCGATGGGGGTGAGGGCCGCTGGGAGGCACCCGCCCCCCCTGCACGTGGGCCCCTGATGGCCAGGTCCTCCCTCAGGGAGCTGCAGAATGCGCCTGATGCCATCCCTGAGAGTGGCGTGGAGCCCCCACCCTTGGACACAGCTTGGGTGGAGGCCACGAGAAAGAAGGCCTTGCTGAAGCTGGAGAAGTTGGACACAGATCTGAAGAACTACAAGGGCAATTCTATCAAGGAGAGCATCAG GCGTGGACATGATGACCTGGGTGACCACTATCTGGACTGTGGGGATCTCAGCAACGCCCTCAAGTGTTACTCCCGGGCCCGGGACTATTGCACCAGCGCCAAGCATGTCATTAACATGTGCCTCAATGTCATCAAG GTCAGCGTCTACTTGCAGAATTGGTCTCATGTGCTGAGCTACGTCAGCAAGGCAGAGTCCACCCCGGAAATCGCTGAG CAGCGTGGGGAGCGTGACACCCAGACTCAGGCCATCCTCACCAAGCTCAAATGTGCGGCAG GCCTGGCTGAGTTGGCAGCACGCAAGTACAAGCAGGCGGCCAAGTGCTTTCTGCTGGCTTCCTTCGACCACTGCGACTTCCCTGAG CTGCTCTCCCCCAGCAACGTGGCTGTGTACGGCGGCCTGTGTGCCTTGGCCACCTTTGACCGGCAGGAGCTGCAGCGCAACGTCATCTCTAGCAg CTCCTTCAAGTTGTTCTTGGAGCTGGAGCCACAGGTTCGGGACATCATCTTCAAATTCTACGAGTCCAAGTATGCCTCATGCCTGAAGATGCTGGATGAGATGAAG GACAACTTGCTGCTAGACATGTACCTGGCTCCCCACGTCAGGACCCTGTACACACAGATTCGCAACCGGGCCCTCATTCAG TATTTCAGCCCCTACGTGTCAGCTGACATGCGCAAGATGGCCACAGCCTTCAATACCACAGTGGCAGCGCTGGAGGACGAGCTGACGCAGCTCATCCTGGAGGGGCTCATCAACGCCCGCATCGATTCCCACAGCAAG ATCCTGTATGCCCGGGACGTAGATCAACGCAGCACCACCTTTGAGAAGTCTCTGCTAATGGGCAAGGAGTTCCAGCGCCGTGCCAAAGCCATGATCCTGCGGGCGGCTGTTCTGCGCAACCAGATCCAcgtcaag TCCCCTCCCCGGGAAGGGAGCCAAGGGGAGCTGACACCGGCCAACAGCCAGTCCCGGATGAGCACCAACATGTAA
- the GPS1 gene encoding COP9 signalosome complex subunit 1 isoform X7: MPLPVQVFNLQGAVEPMQIDVDPQEDPQNAPDVNYVVENPTLDLEQYAASYSGLMRIERLQFIADHCPPLRVEALKMALSFVQRTFNVDMYEEIHRKLSEAARELQNAPDAIPESGVEPPPLDTAWVEATRKKALLKLEKLDTDLKNYKGNSIKESIRRGHDDLGDHYLDCGDLSNALKCYSRARDYCTSAKHVINMCLNVIKVSVYLQNWSHVLSYVSKAESTPEIAEQRGERDTQTQAILTKLKCAAGLAELAARKYKQAAKCFLLASFDHCDFPELLSPSNVAVYGGLCALATFDRQELQRNVISSSSFKLFLELEPQVRDIIFKFYESKYASCLKMLDEMKDNLLLDMYLAPHVRTLYTQIRNRALIQYFSPYVSADMRKMATAFNTTVAALEDELTQLILEGLINARIDSHSKILYARDVDQRSTTFEKSLLMGKEFQRRAKAMILRAAVLRNQIHVKSPPREGSQGELTPANSQSRMSTNM; the protein is encoded by the exons ATGCCGCTGCCGGTTCAGGTGTTCAACTTGCAG GGGGCCGTGGAGCCCATGCAGATTGACGTGGATCCCCAGGAGGACCCGCAGAATGCCCCTGATGTCAACTACGTGGTGGAGAACCCAACCCTG GATCTGGAGCAGTATGCGGCCAGCTATAGCGGCCTGATGCGTATTGAGCGACTGCAGTTCATTGCTGACCACTGCCCCCCGCTGCGAGTGGAGGCCCTGAAGATGGCCCTGTCCTTTGTGCAGAGGACTTTCAATGTGGATATGTACGAGGAGATCCACCGCAAGCTCTCAGAGGCTGCCAG GGAGCTGCAGAATGCGCCTGATGCCATCCCTGAGAGTGGCGTGGAGCCCCCACCCTTGGACACAGCTTGGGTGGAGGCCACGAGAAAGAAGGCCTTGCTGAAGCTGGAGAAGTTGGACACAGATCTGAAGAACTACAAGGGCAATTCTATCAAGGAGAGCATCAG GCGTGGACATGATGACCTGGGTGACCACTATCTGGACTGTGGGGATCTCAGCAACGCCCTCAAGTGTTACTCCCGGGCCCGGGACTATTGCACCAGCGCCAAGCATGTCATTAACATGTGCCTCAATGTCATCAAG GTCAGCGTCTACTTGCAGAATTGGTCTCATGTGCTGAGCTACGTCAGCAAGGCAGAGTCCACCCCGGAAATCGCTGAG CAGCGTGGGGAGCGTGACACCCAGACTCAGGCCATCCTCACCAAGCTCAAATGTGCGGCAG GCCTGGCTGAGTTGGCAGCACGCAAGTACAAGCAGGCGGCCAAGTGCTTTCTGCTGGCTTCCTTCGACCACTGCGACTTCCCTGAG CTGCTCTCCCCCAGCAACGTGGCTGTGTACGGCGGCCTGTGTGCCTTGGCCACCTTTGACCGGCAGGAGCTGCAGCGCAACGTCATCTCTAGCAg CTCCTTCAAGTTGTTCTTGGAGCTGGAGCCACAGGTTCGGGACATCATCTTCAAATTCTACGAGTCCAAGTATGCCTCATGCCTGAAGATGCTGGATGAGATGAAG GACAACTTGCTGCTAGACATGTACCTGGCTCCCCACGTCAGGACCCTGTACACACAGATTCGCAACCGGGCCCTCATTCAG TATTTCAGCCCCTACGTGTCAGCTGACATGCGCAAGATGGCCACAGCCTTCAATACCACAGTGGCAGCGCTGGAGGACGAGCTGACGCAGCTCATCCTGGAGGGGCTCATCAACGCCCGCATCGATTCCCACAGCAAG ATCCTGTATGCCCGGGACGTAGATCAACGCAGCACCACCTTTGAGAAGTCTCTGCTAATGGGCAAGGAGTTCCAGCGCCGTGCCAAAGCCATGATCCTGCGGGCGGCTGTTCTGCGCAACCAGATCCAcgtcaag TCCCCTCCCCGGGAAGGGAGCCAAGGGGAGCTGACACCGGCCAACAGCCAGTCCCGGATGAGCACCAACATGTAA
- the GPS1 gene encoding COP9 signalosome complex subunit 1 isoform X2 → MRGGPAPREAASSVADVHCTPPSGRSELFLPGTAGDFSLSASLSACTLLYEGAVEPMQIDVDPQEDPQNAPDVNYVVENPTLDLEQYAASYSGLMRIERLQFIADHCPPLRVEALKMALSFVQRTFNVDMYEEIHRKLSEAARLRAPAVTAAPVPPGRSPDGGEGRWEAPAPPARGPLMARSSLRELQNAPDAIPESGVEPPPLDTAWVEATRKKALLKLEKLDTDLKNYKGNSIKESIRRGHDDLGDHYLDCGDLSNALKCYSRARDYCTSAKHVINMCLNVIKVSVYLQNWSHVLSYVSKAESTPEIAERGERDTQTQAILTKLKCAAGLAELAARKYKQAAKCFLLASFDHCDFPELLSPSNVAVYGGLCALATFDRQELQRNVISSSSFKLFLELEPQVRDIIFKFYESKYASCLKMLDEMKDNLLLDMYLAPHVRTLYTQIRNRALIQYFSPYVSADMRKMATAFNTTVAALEDELTQLILEGLINARIDSHSKILYARDVDQRSTTFEKSLLMGKEFQRRAKAMILRAAVLRNQIHVKSPPREGSQGELTPANSQSRMSTNM, encoded by the exons ATGCGGGGTGGCCCGGCCCCCCGCGAGGCCGCGTCGTCAGTGGCAGATGTGCACTGCACCCCTCCCAGCGGTAGGTCAGAGCTCTTCCTGCCGGGCACGGCCGGGGACTTCAGCCTGAGCGCCAGCCTGTCGGCCTGTACGCTGCTTTATGAG GGGGCCGTGGAGCCCATGCAGATTGACGTGGATCCCCAGGAGGACCCGCAGAATGCCCCTGATGTCAACTACGTGGTGGAGAACCCAACCCTG GATCTGGAGCAGTATGCGGCCAGCTATAGCGGCCTGATGCGTATTGAGCGACTGCAGTTCATTGCTGACCACTGCCCCCCGCTGCGAGTGGAGGCCCTGAAGATGGCCCTGTCCTTTGTGCAGAGGACTTTCAATGTGGATATGTACGAGGAGATCCACCGCAAGCTCTCAGAGGCTGCCAG GCTGCGGGCTCCTGCTGTCACAGCTGCCCCTGTGCCACCTGGGCGCTCTCCCGATGGGGGTGAGGGCCGCTGGGAGGCACCCGCCCCCCCTGCACGTGGGCCCCTGATGGCCAGGTCCTCCCTCAGGGAGCTGCAGAATGCGCCTGATGCCATCCCTGAGAGTGGCGTGGAGCCCCCACCCTTGGACACAGCTTGGGTGGAGGCCACGAGAAAGAAGGCCTTGCTGAAGCTGGAGAAGTTGGACACAGATCTGAAGAACTACAAGGGCAATTCTATCAAGGAGAGCATCAG GCGTGGACATGATGACCTGGGTGACCACTATCTGGACTGTGGGGATCTCAGCAACGCCCTCAAGTGTTACTCCCGGGCCCGGGACTATTGCACCAGCGCCAAGCATGTCATTAACATGTGCCTCAATGTCATCAAG GTCAGCGTCTACTTGCAGAATTGGTCTCATGTGCTGAGCTACGTCAGCAAGGCAGAGTCCACCCCGGAAATCGCTGAG CGTGGGGAGCGTGACACCCAGACTCAGGCCATCCTCACCAAGCTCAAATGTGCGGCAG GCCTGGCTGAGTTGGCAGCACGCAAGTACAAGCAGGCGGCCAAGTGCTTTCTGCTGGCTTCCTTCGACCACTGCGACTTCCCTGAG CTGCTCTCCCCCAGCAACGTGGCTGTGTACGGCGGCCTGTGTGCCTTGGCCACCTTTGACCGGCAGGAGCTGCAGCGCAACGTCATCTCTAGCAg CTCCTTCAAGTTGTTCTTGGAGCTGGAGCCACAGGTTCGGGACATCATCTTCAAATTCTACGAGTCCAAGTATGCCTCATGCCTGAAGATGCTGGATGAGATGAAG GACAACTTGCTGCTAGACATGTACCTGGCTCCCCACGTCAGGACCCTGTACACACAGATTCGCAACCGGGCCCTCATTCAG TATTTCAGCCCCTACGTGTCAGCTGACATGCGCAAGATGGCCACAGCCTTCAATACCACAGTGGCAGCGCTGGAGGACGAGCTGACGCAGCTCATCCTGGAGGGGCTCATCAACGCCCGCATCGATTCCCACAGCAAG ATCCTGTATGCCCGGGACGTAGATCAACGCAGCACCACCTTTGAGAAGTCTCTGCTAATGGGCAAGGAGTTCCAGCGCCGTGCCAAAGCCATGATCCTGCGGGCGGCTGTTCTGCGCAACCAGATCCAcgtcaag TCCCCTCCCCGGGAAGGGAGCCAAGGGGAGCTGACACCGGCCAACAGCCAGTCCCGGATGAGCACCAACATGTAA
- the GPS1 gene encoding COP9 signalosome complex subunit 1 isoform X5 codes for MRGGPAPREAASSVADVHCTPPSGRSELFLPGTAGDFSLSASLSACTLLYEGAVEPMQIDVDPQEDPQNAPDVNYVVENPTLDLEQYAASYSGLMRIERLQFIADHCPPLRVEALKMALSFVQRTFNVDMYEEIHRKLSEAARELQNAPDAIPESGVEPPPLDTAWVEATRKKALLKLEKLDTDLKNYKGNSIKESIRRGHDDLGDHYLDCGDLSNALKCYSRARDYCTSAKHVINMCLNVIKVSVYLQNWSHVLSYVSKAESTPEIAERGERDTQTQAILTKLKCAAGLAELAARKYKQAAKCFLLASFDHCDFPELLSPSNVAVYGGLCALATFDRQELQRNVISSSSFKLFLELEPQVRDIIFKFYESKYASCLKMLDEMKDNLLLDMYLAPHVRTLYTQIRNRALIQYFSPYVSADMRKMATAFNTTVAALEDELTQLILEGLINARIDSHSKILYARDVDQRSTTFEKSLLMGKEFQRRAKAMILRAAVLRNQIHVKSPPREGSQGELTPANSQSRMSTNM; via the exons ATGCGGGGTGGCCCGGCCCCCCGCGAGGCCGCGTCGTCAGTGGCAGATGTGCACTGCACCCCTCCCAGCGGTAGGTCAGAGCTCTTCCTGCCGGGCACGGCCGGGGACTTCAGCCTGAGCGCCAGCCTGTCGGCCTGTACGCTGCTTTATGAG GGGGCCGTGGAGCCCATGCAGATTGACGTGGATCCCCAGGAGGACCCGCAGAATGCCCCTGATGTCAACTACGTGGTGGAGAACCCAACCCTG GATCTGGAGCAGTATGCGGCCAGCTATAGCGGCCTGATGCGTATTGAGCGACTGCAGTTCATTGCTGACCACTGCCCCCCGCTGCGAGTGGAGGCCCTGAAGATGGCCCTGTCCTTTGTGCAGAGGACTTTCAATGTGGATATGTACGAGGAGATCCACCGCAAGCTCTCAGAGGCTGCCAG GGAGCTGCAGAATGCGCCTGATGCCATCCCTGAGAGTGGCGTGGAGCCCCCACCCTTGGACACAGCTTGGGTGGAGGCCACGAGAAAGAAGGCCTTGCTGAAGCTGGAGAAGTTGGACACAGATCTGAAGAACTACAAGGGCAATTCTATCAAGGAGAGCATCAG GCGTGGACATGATGACCTGGGTGACCACTATCTGGACTGTGGGGATCTCAGCAACGCCCTCAAGTGTTACTCCCGGGCCCGGGACTATTGCACCAGCGCCAAGCATGTCATTAACATGTGCCTCAATGTCATCAAG GTCAGCGTCTACTTGCAGAATTGGTCTCATGTGCTGAGCTACGTCAGCAAGGCAGAGTCCACCCCGGAAATCGCTGAG CGTGGGGAGCGTGACACCCAGACTCAGGCCATCCTCACCAAGCTCAAATGTGCGGCAG GCCTGGCTGAGTTGGCAGCACGCAAGTACAAGCAGGCGGCCAAGTGCTTTCTGCTGGCTTCCTTCGACCACTGCGACTTCCCTGAG CTGCTCTCCCCCAGCAACGTGGCTGTGTACGGCGGCCTGTGTGCCTTGGCCACCTTTGACCGGCAGGAGCTGCAGCGCAACGTCATCTCTAGCAg CTCCTTCAAGTTGTTCTTGGAGCTGGAGCCACAGGTTCGGGACATCATCTTCAAATTCTACGAGTCCAAGTATGCCTCATGCCTGAAGATGCTGGATGAGATGAAG GACAACTTGCTGCTAGACATGTACCTGGCTCCCCACGTCAGGACCCTGTACACACAGATTCGCAACCGGGCCCTCATTCAG TATTTCAGCCCCTACGTGTCAGCTGACATGCGCAAGATGGCCACAGCCTTCAATACCACAGTGGCAGCGCTGGAGGACGAGCTGACGCAGCTCATCCTGGAGGGGCTCATCAACGCCCGCATCGATTCCCACAGCAAG ATCCTGTATGCCCGGGACGTAGATCAACGCAGCACCACCTTTGAGAAGTCTCTGCTAATGGGCAAGGAGTTCCAGCGCCGTGCCAAAGCCATGATCCTGCGGGCGGCTGTTCTGCGCAACCAGATCCAcgtcaag TCCCCTCCCCGGGAAGGGAGCCAAGGGGAGCTGACACCGGCCAACAGCCAGTCCCGGATGAGCACCAACATGTAA